A window of the Brassica oleracea var. oleracea cultivar TO1000 chromosome C1, BOL, whole genome shotgun sequence genome harbors these coding sequences:
- the LOC106334603 gene encoding uncharacterized protein LOC106334603, with protein sequence MNTHQNRQQGSLPRKSDQNPKEAKAITLRSDKQLPPTTLTRDAEKLGEEVVINLDDDVVIVDEKTNDEILEKIMEAKGKRKVGEEKKTIQDGEAAVPASEPSTVPPPYEPKLLFPGRFQKQLLEKYKALFEKQMSEAQVAMPIIDAFMLIPQYNRFLKDVVAAKKKEMEGMMILTHECCAIIQRLDVP encoded by the coding sequence ATGAACACTCACCAGAATCGCCAGCAAGGATCTCTACCTAGAAAATCTGACCAAAACCCCAAGGAGGCCAAAGCTATCACCCTTAGGAGTGATAAGCAGTTACCTCCTACAACCCTCACCAGGGATGCTGAGAAACTAGGTGAGGAGGTGGTCATCAACTTAGATGATGATGTGGTAATTGTTGATGAGAAGACCAATGATGAGATTTTGGAGAAGATTATGGAAGCTAAAGGTAAAAGAAAGGTTGGAGAAGAGAAGAAAACAATACAAGATGGTGAAGCTGCTGTTCCAGCAAGTGAGCCTTCTACTGTTCCTCCTCCCTATGAACCCAAACTTCTATTCCCTGGTAGATTCCAGAAGCAGCTGCTAGAGAAGTACAAGGCTCTGTTTGAGAAGCAAATGAGTGAAGCTCAGGTTGCAATGCCCATCATCGATGCTTTCATGTTGATTCCTCAATACAACAGGTTCCTGAAAGATGTTGTAGCTGCAAAGAAAAAGGAGATGGAAGGCATGATGATTCTTACCCATGAGTGTTGTGCCATCATTCAGAGGCTTGATGTTCCATAG